From Xenopus tropicalis strain Nigerian chromosome 3, UCB_Xtro_10.0, whole genome shotgun sequence, the proteins below share one genomic window:
- the LOC116409545 gene encoding olfactory receptor 2A12-like, protein MAYDRYVAICNPLQYPLIVTKSICVLLASTSWLIAIFNSFIFAWLVSNLLFYSSQEVNHFFCEMKSVLVHSRSDTETIRVAIFWESLILGFIPFILILISYLYIISAILNIHTSAGRLKIFSSCSSHLTIVVLFCGTTISFYVSPETENSQEQKKFLSLLYTALVPMLNPLVYSLRNQDVGRAIRTFFQM, encoded by the coding sequence ATGGCTTATGATCGCTATGTTGCCATCTGTAACCCCCTACAGTATCCTCTCATTGTGACGAAGAGCATATGTGTGCTACTGGCCAGCACTTCCTGGCTTATTGCCATCTTCAATTCTTTCATATTTGCCTGGTTAGTCTCGAATTTACTATTCTACTCTTCCCAAGAAGTCAATCATTTCTTCTGTGAGATGAAATCTGTGTTGGTACATTCTCGTAGTGACACTGAAACTATCAGGGTTGCAATATTCTGGGAAAGCCTTATACTGGGATTTATTCCATTTATACTAATATTGATCTCTTATTTGTACATCATTTCTGCCATATTAAATATCCATACTTCAGCAGGTAGGCTGAAAATCTTCTCCAGTTGCTCCTCTCATCTCACAATAGTCGTTCTATTCTGTGGCACAACTATAAGCTTCTATGTGAGCCCCGAGACTGAGAACTCACAAGAGCAAAAGAAGTTTCTTTCTCTGCTGTACACTGCTCTGGTTCCCATGCTAAACCCACTagtctacagtctgaggaaccaagATGTTGGTAGAGCCATTAGAACATTCTTCCAAATGTAA